A single window of Malus sylvestris chromosome 5, drMalSylv7.2, whole genome shotgun sequence DNA harbors:
- the LOC126624645 gene encoding transcription factor bHLH84-like, with translation MESAAAIANGRWSSLGAMYSSDEEAEFMSQLIGNCSVTNEMNEASSSAIPFAICPSYDFSTSNMEGIYQGSQYSSEMANLYLSNGSSTYIMNNDETNDCIGNPNRIVETSYHNSEAFRPWDDNATNLFPTQGEEYGMDHHQELSNVNIENQPGAAIYEKLLQLNRESDHEMAIREPAMENEVMVSENSKKRPCSSVDVLKNQRNVKAKKGQKAVSSGDIEDNDVSTKGRSSSSCCSGDDDSINGSHHDLSRGVSTSILSPKGTKASRGSATDSQSIYAKKRREKINARLRILQNLVPNGTKVDLSTMLEEAIQYVKFLQLQIKLLSSDDMWMFAPIAYNGMNIGIDLNS, from the exons ATGGAATCTGCAGCAGCTATTGCAAATGGTCGATGGAGTTCACTTGGTGCAATGTACTCCTCCGATGAGGAGGCGGAGTTCATGTCCCAGTTGATCGGTAACTGTTCTGTCACAAATGAGATGAATGAGGCTTCAAGCTCAGCAATCCCATTTGCAATTTGTCCTAGCTATGATTTTTCAACATCTAACATGGAAGGCATTTATCAAGGTTCACAATATTCTTCAGAAATGGCTAATCTTTACCTTTCAAATGGGAGTAGTACTTATATTATGAACAATGATGAAACAAACGACTGCATTGGTAATCCTAACCGTATTGTGGAAACAAGTTACCACAACTCCGAAGCATTTCGTCCATGGGACGACAATGCTACCAACTTGTTTCCCACTCAAGGCGAAGAATATGGCATGGATCATCACCAAGAACTGAGCAATGTCAATATTGAAAACCAGCCGGGAGCTGCTATTTATGAAAAGCTTCTGCAGCTTAATAGGGAGTCTGATCATGAGATGGCAATACGGGAACCTGCAATGGAAAATGAAGTTATGGTTTCCGAAAATTCTAAGAAAAGGCCTTGCAGTTCAGTAGAT GTGCTAAAGAATCAGAGGAATGTGAAGGCGAAGAAGGGCCAAAAGGCGGTCTCAAGCGGAGACATTGAAGATAATGATGTAAGCACCAAAGGGCGGAGCTCAAGCAGTTGCTGCTCAGGGGACGATGACTCCATTAATGGTTCTCATCACGATCTGAGTAGAGGCGTGAGTACTTCAATCTTGAGTCCAAAAGGGACAAAAGCCAGTAGGGGATCGGCAACTGATTCCCAAAGCATATATGCGAAG aaaagaagagaaaaaataaaCGCGAGGCTAAGAATTTTGCAGAACCTTGTACCAAATGGAACAAAG GTTGATCTCAGCACAATGCTTGAGGAGGCTATCCAGTATGTGAAGTTCTTACAGCTTCAGATAAAG CTCCTAAGCTCGGATGATATGTGGATGTTTGCTCCTATCGCGTACAATGGAATGAACATTGGGATCGACTTAAATTCTTGA